ATCCTGGCGCCCGGCGGCGGCAATGTGGGCATCGGCTTCGCCGTGCCCGTCACCATGGTCCGGGCGGTGCTCGACCAACTGGTGCGCTATGGCGAGGTCCGCCGCGGCCGAATCGGCGTCGCGGTCGAGGATGTGACGCCCGAGGTTGCCGAAACCCTCGGCCTTGCTCGGCCGGAGGGGGCCGTCGTGGCCGATGTGGAGAGGGGATCTTCCGCCCAGCGTGCCGGCGTCCGGCCGGGTGACGTGGTGGTCGCGGTCAACGGGACCCCGATCCGGGGGGGCACCCAATTGCGCAACCGGATCGGGGTGGTCCGTGCCGGCGAGACGGTGGAACTGACCCTCGACCGTAAGGGGCGGGCCGTCACGCTCCGGGCCACGGTCGAACCCTGACGACCGTGACCGTCCAGCTGTCAACCCATTGCGGTTGCGATGTCCACGGGGCACAGTCGGTGCTCTGCGGATCGTTTGTTGGAAGGCAGTAACCGGATGAGCTTCGACATGCGTGCAGCCGCCGCCCGCTGGGCAGTGGCGCTGACGGAAATCCCGAGCGTGACCGGCACGGCGGACGAGGCGGGGTTTGCGGAGCGGCTGGTGTCGATGCTTCGGGACCGCCCGGCCTTCGCCGACCGCCCGCAGGATGTGTGGACTTTGCCGGCACCGGGCGGTCTGCCGGGCCGGGCGTGTGTTTTCGCGCTGCTGCGGGGCCGTGGCCCGCGAACGGTGGTGCTGACGGGCCACTTCGATACCGTGCATGTGGACGATTACGGCGATCTGGCCCATCTCGCCCAGAGGCCCGATGCGCTGAAGCCGGCATTGGCTGCGCGTCTACGCGCTGCGGTCGCCGCCGGCACCGCGAGCGAGGCGGAGCGTCGGGCGCTCGCCGATCTGGAGGGCCCTGCCTTCCTACCCGGACGGGGCCTTTTGGACATGAAGGCCGGGCTCGCGGCCGGGCTCGCGGCCATCGAAGCCGCAGCCGAGGTGCCGGACCGCGAAGGCAACCTCCTGTTCCTGGCCGTTCCCGACGAGGAGGTGAACTCGGCCGGGGCACGGGCGGCCGCGGCTGCGCTGTCGGAGGTCGCCGATCGGCTGGGCATCGAGATCGTCGCAGCCGTCAACCTGGACGCATTGGTGGACGAGGGCGACGGGACCGAGGGGCGTGCCGTGGCGTTGGGCACCATCGGCAAGCTGCTGCCCAGCGCGCTGGTCGTCGGCCGGGCCGTGCACGCCTCCAACGCGTTCCACGGATTTGGGGCGGGTGCGCTCGCCGGTGCGCTCGCGGCCGAGGTGGAGTGGGCGCCCGAACTGCTGGAAGGCGAGGGGGCGGATGTTGCGCCCGGAACCGTTCTGCTGGGCATGAAGGACGGCAAGCGTGGCTACGACGTGACCACGCCCGAGCGCGTCTGGATGTACTGGAACGTGCTGACCCACGGCCGTGGACCGGTCCAGGTCATGGCCGTCATGGAGCAATTGGCGCGCCGGGTGGCGCATGGCCTGTCCGAGCGGCTGGCCCGCCGCCTCGCCGCGGTCCCGCGCGAGACGGGCCGGCCTGAAGCCGTCCCCACGGTCCAGGTTCTGACCTACTCGTCCCTGCACCAGGAGGTGGTGGCGCGGAACCCGGATGCGGCCGGGCTGCTGTCGGGCTTGGCACGCGAGGTGGCGGCCAACGGTTTCGACCTGCCCGAGCAATGCCGTATCCTGACCGAGCGGACTTGGGAATTGAGCGGTCGGAGCGGCCCCGCCATTGTCCTGGGGTTTGCCTCGATGCCCTATCTGCCGACCCAACTCGGGGCGGATCCCAACGCGCGGCATCTGGCGCAGGCCGTTGCGGAAGCCGCGGCCGAAGTCGGGGCGCGGCACCGCACCGGCATCCGGCTGATCCGGTATTTCCCCGGCATTTCGGACATGAGCTATCTGGGCCAGGCCGACGAGGCCGCGGTTCCCGCCATCGCCGCCGAGACGCCGGTGTGGGGTGTGGGCATACCCTGGCCGGACGGGCCGGCGCTGGGCGGGGTGCCCATCGTCAACGCCGGCCCCTGGGGGCGCGACTACCACACGCCGCTGGAGCGCGTGCACGTGGATTACGCGTTCGCGGTCCTGCCGGAATTGGTGGCGGAGATCGCCCGGCGGGCACTGCGGCGGGGGTGATGGGTTGGCGACCGATTACATCGGTGGGGCCTAATTCTGCGGTGCCGTCCTGAGGTGCACTTGCTGGCGGAAGAAATATTAGCGCTGGAAGGTAATCATTAACCTTATTCTCCCCAAAGTCGCCATGGTCCTATGCTGTGGAGACACGGATCATGATTCCAGCGAATGACAGCTTTGATTGCCCGGTCGCCCTCGTGATGGAGGGGTGCCCCGAGGTTCGTGCTGGACTGGCTACCCAGCTGTGCGCCC
This portion of the Azospirillaceae bacterium genome encodes:
- a CDS encoding M20/M25/M40 family metallo-hydrolase, which produces MRAAAARWAVALTEIPSVTGTADEAGFAERLVSMLRDRPAFADRPQDVWTLPAPGGLPGRACVFALLRGRGPRTVVLTGHFDTVHVDDYGDLAHLAQRPDALKPALAARLRAAVAAGTASEAERRALADLEGPAFLPGRGLLDMKAGLAAGLAAIEAAAEVPDREGNLLFLAVPDEEVNSAGARAAAAALSEVADRLGIEIVAAVNLDALVDEGDGTEGRAVALGTIGKLLPSALVVGRAVHASNAFHGFGAGALAGALAAEVEWAPELLEGEGADVAPGTVLLGMKDGKRGYDVTTPERVWMYWNVLTHGRGPVQVMAVMEQLARRVAHGLSERLARRLAAVPRETGRPEAVPTVQVLTYSSLHQEVVARNPDAAGLLSGLAREVAANGFDLPEQCRILTERTWELSGRSGPAIVLGFASMPYLPTQLGADPNARHLAQAVAEAAAEVGARHRTGIRLIRYFPGISDMSYLGQADEAAVPAIAAETPVWGVGIPWPDGPALGGVPIVNAGPWGRDYHTPLERVHVDYAFAVLPELVAEIARRALRRG